The genomic stretch ACATCATGTTACAGGAGGAGCTTCTCACCCTCAGCCACCAGAAccgtcatcatcatcaccacCAGATAGAATGCATTTTCCAGAACCAGCTAGAGATGTAAAGCACCCCTACTTTCTTTGTTTGCGATTCTTTGGGAAGGTCAAGGCAACATCCTTTTCTGATTACAAATATGATTTTGAAGCCTTTTGAAGACTTCCACAGTGGAGTTGGCTCACCTCCAATGAGGATTTCCGTTGAGAAGCAAAGGGCACATAATGAGATGCCCCCTGAGGTGTTAATCGATGAGCTTAGGAACAACCTTAGGAATAACGTATTTGGAGTAGTAGACACTAATGGAGTGAGCGCATCCAAGCTCAACCTGATGGCTACCCCAGGAAATTCCGGTATACTACATGCTCATCCATGTATTGATTTCTAGATTTACTGTCTTCAAAATGGCTACATGTGTATAATGTGGTGCAGGTGATGGAATAAGGTCAATCCCCAGTTCAGGATCGGGGCATGGTTTCTTCTCACACAACTCAGACGCCACATCAGGAAGGTGAGTTTGTCAGTGCAAGGCCATAGCATAATCCATCGGTTTTAGCACATCAGTACTCGTCAATCCATAAATCTACCAAATAAAGTCATAAGTACATCATAGAATATGTATGTCTATGGCTCAGGTCAAGCAAAAAAAGACCCTTCTCTGCTTCTAAAAACAGTGGCAATGGACTTGAACCTGTAGCAGAGGATCTTTCATGGGAGCATCCTGATCCCAACTTTAAGTTAGCCAAACTATCAAAAAATGAGTTAACACCAGATTTCGGTAAACTCTTGTTTCCTTGATTTGCTACTCCGCTGTTTCTAGCAATTAATCTCTGCTTATAAACATGTTTATTTGCAGAACTTTTGGTAGAAACTGGACCAACACAAACACAGAAGCATCCTGTAATCAATCAGCCACTAGATCAGATAACTGATTCCATCCGACTGTAATTTTCTCCTTGAACTTTGTAGTAACAAATCCATACAGACTAGCTCCAACATCTTGGTGTATACAGGCACTTGAAGAATCATTTTGACACACCCGGAAACGCCAAAGTCGAGTCTCTAGACCAATTAGCTTTTGGGATGAACAGAAAGAGAGCAGCATGTCTTTTCTACCAGACTTGTGGTAATTCAGCTTCCATTCGTACAATGTTGCATTATAAAACCTATGATCATATTAATGTTTGTGGTTTAATTGACAGTTCTTGCTACACGAGACTACGTAAAAGTTGAGCAAAAGATGCCTTATGGTGACATACTAATTTCCAGAGGTCCAGAGATGTGAGACAAAGAAGCAGCAAGAGTAGAAACAGATACTActttatatatctatatatataggagTTGAGGTTTATCGTTTTTCATGAGATTGATTCCCTAGTcttacttatatatattagtccTATGAAGCTTTAGAAAGTATTCATTTTTTTGAGAGATGGCATTACCATGCTCTGAGCTATAAGTAGTGTTTCTGTAGTATATCTCAATTGGAATTAGGGAACTCAAATTTGTTATTGCATCATATATTCAGCAACATACAAATTATCATATATTTAAGCTTCTGTTTGGACAATTTTTGTGATAAGTGATTACCATGAACCAGCAACATACAAATTATCATAAATTTAATGCCACTGGACTGCCACATAAGTTTAAATTTGGCTGGAAATCGACATAACAGGAAATTTGCACATGATCCGAAGTTGATAATTTTATAGACCAAGTTCAAAATTTatggaaataccaaattttcccgtgaactttaaatgttgcatgaaaagttATGAACTTTACCGAACTGTGTAAATTTTCCATCCGATCCGACCCGATAGATTTCGACTCAAACTTATCCAACATGGCGCGCGGGAGGCGTGACTTGCAACTCCACTAATTCTGATTGTTTCTCATCTATCTTTGCAAGCTCTGATCTTAGACTTATCATAAACATACAAGCAGCACAAATGAATCGAATTCCACAAATCGAATTCAGCATACAAATCGACATAAACATACAAATTGAATTACACAAATCGAATTCAGCATAAAAGTAACATTAATTCCACAATTCAAAAAACCCTAAATTTCTCATTTGCCAAGTCACGCCTCCAGCGCACCAAGTAGGATAAGTTTGTGTCAGAAATCTATCGGTCGAGTCAAATGAAAAATTCATATTCTTGAGTAAAGGCCCaaactggtcctgaacatatgcccattttatgattttggtcatatactttatcttttgaatttttgcatcctgaacatttcaactcggatcacaattggtcttACACTAACAATttcgtcaatttttaaacggtttaaactcgattttgaccgatttttaaacggttttaacccgaatGGGATTGCtaaaaccatcaaaatcggtcttaatcgggttaaaaccgtttaaaaattgacggaattgttagtgtaggatcaattgtgatccgagttgaaatgttcaggatgcaaaaattcaaaagataaagtataagaccaaaatcgtaaaatgagcaTATATTCATGACCCGTTTGGCCTTTCCTCGATATTTTTTCATGCAATAAAGttcattgaaaaaaaaacaaactattttaaaattttattacttCACGAGACAATTCACCCTTTTATTTATATAGCGTAGTTAAGTCAAAATTTGAGAGAGTTGAGAGACAGAGGAAGAAGAAGCTTAAGATCGATTTTCATGGTGGGCGGGAGTTGTGTAATCAGATCTCGGTGGACCTTAGTCCAACGCTAGGAGGTGAATGACACCTCGTTTAATCGAGAATTTTAATTCATGGGTAAAATCTTTAGTTTTTGGGTTCAAGTTTTGTATGGGTAGAGATCTGTTGGTTTTTGAGTTTAATTCGTTGCAGAATGCCAATGGAGTGGCTTCAAAATTCACAATAACCCTAACTCCGTAATACATTCCGATTTTCACCGAGAAGAGAGAACATGAATTATTTTTAGGCTGTGCATAAATTGGTGCAAATCTTACTAATCTTGTGGCATTTGTTTCTTTTGCAATTCAGGCCTAAATTATCAATAAATCTTGCCATCAGCGTAAATCTATCAGGCGATAAATACCACAACATCTCCAGATTTCTATCGGATATCCGGCTATCTTAACGGGAGCAGCAAAATGATAGGTCAGTTGTTGCCGCCGATGATTTAGCATCGTAAGTTTTAATTTTCCAACAAAAcgattttatcttaatttcttACTATTTCTCAGTGGCAATTATGCATACCAATCCCAATTTGTAAAGGATTCACTCTAATTTACCAAATCCATCACAATTTTATCCATTGCTCAGATATTGTTTCACCTCATAATTTTTAGGGTTTTTCAGCTCAAATTTGGGGATGAAAACTCGTTCCTTGGAATGTGTTTCTTTGATATTTCTCATAAGCATCAAATCCTTCGTGCTGGCTTCGATTTATGTAAGTgatatagtactatttaataCTGAAACTTGTTAATTTGTTCAAATTTTTATGCTCCGTTTTGGGATTTCTGTTTTTGAATGTCTACATTGTTGGTTGAGCTGCAGTTTTCTCTTGCATTTTACCTCAGGGACAAACATGTTCTGTCGATGAATACATCGCAGAAAGCTATTTCAAGAAATACCATAGCTTTATAGAACGAGAATTTGACAATTTCATAGCAAATAAAATCCCACTAGGCTCGTGCAAATTACTCGGAGATGAAAACCTACTTATGGCGAAGAGTCTAAGTCGAAATGTGATTGGCGAAGGGTCTCATCGTTGGCTTTCTTCTTCTATGAGGCTTAAGTTTACACGTGAATTGAAACACGAGCTCACTGCACATTCATGTGAAGTCGTTGTCATTGAAAGGCTGCCCTCTGGGGTCTTCACTGATCCTTTCGAGCTGCAGCACTTTGTGCAACGCGGCGGTAGGTGATCACCGTGATTCTAAAGTCATTTATACGAGTTTTTGAATGTGGTTTGGATTATTTGGTTAATGTCTTCTTGCTGCAGTGTTCACAGATGCAGCCGTCTTTGGTGACACGAATTTAGAGTTACCTTCTTTCCGCTCAAACCAAACCGTTGTTGAGATACATATGAGCATTAATTCTATAGTGCCTTTGAgggatgaggatgaggatgagtcAGAAGTGATCATTAAGGTTCCATTACACGCACGATATCAGGTTAGTGCACTGGAGAAAATTTTAT from Salvia splendens isolate huo1 chromosome 15, SspV2, whole genome shotgun sequence encodes the following:
- the LOC121766304 gene encoding uncharacterized protein LOC121766304 isoform X2, with the protein product MKTRSLECVSLIFLISIKSFVLASIYGQTCSVDEYIAESYFKKYHSFIEREFDNFIANKIPLGSCKLLGDENLLMAKSLSRNVIGEGSHRWLSSSMRLKFTRELKHELTAHSCEVVVIERLPSGVFTDPFELQHFVQRGVFTDAAVFGDTNLELPSFRSNQTVVEIHMSINSIVPLRDEDEDESEVIIKVPLHARYQPLGHGFSRVEFGAPNIFTCCSSTEQDVTKTLCQPIPTSLIPDEKASPPMWEIPCGNKEHAAVVSAVTFGFAISTALLIVLTSVSYARQ
- the LOC121766304 gene encoding uncharacterized protein LOC121766304 isoform X1, with product MIGFFSSNLGMKTRSLECVSLIFLISIKSFVLASIYGQTCSVDEYIAESYFKKYHSFIEREFDNFIANKIPLGSCKLLGDENLLMAKSLSRNVIGEGSHRWLSSSMRLKFTRELKHELTAHSCEVVVIERLPSGVFTDPFELQHFVQRGVFTDAAVFGDTNLELPSFRSNQTVVEIHMSINSIVPLRDEDEDESEVIIKVPLHARYQPLGHGFSRVEFGAPNIFTCCSSTEQDVTKTLCQPIPTSLIPDEKASPPMWEIPCGNKEHAAVVSAVTFGFAISTALLIVLTSVSYARQ